From Pseudomonas sp. FP2335, the proteins below share one genomic window:
- a CDS encoding ABC transporter permease — protein MSSADATTLNPPLTFKAWGQGAAVVAAWLAVALLISYWPNAVRHWPMTQGLANLCVGLAVLFVVLSLLGLRIAKLGQRLRTGAPWLIALPVLLGIWELLTAKLALLPVPFFAPPQALLAVYVEDYARLADSLLNSALLLGSGVALGAISGFIAGVAIGWSTRIGYWLHPLLRILGPVPSTALLPLCFFMFPSSWSASVFLIALATWFPVTVLTWSGVASVDKAYYDVARTLGAKQGFLIFKVAIPAALPHVFVGLFMGLGASFSTLVVAEMMGVKSGIGWYLQWAQGWAAYANMYAALLIMALACSGLITGLFLVRDRLLAWQKGAMKW, from the coding sequence ATGTCTTCAGCTGACGCGACAACCCTCAACCCGCCGCTGACATTCAAGGCCTGGGGGCAGGGCGCCGCCGTGGTGGCGGCCTGGCTGGCCGTCGCGCTGTTGATCAGCTACTGGCCCAACGCGGTGCGCCATTGGCCGATGACCCAGGGCTTGGCGAATCTCTGCGTGGGTCTGGCGGTCTTGTTCGTTGTGCTGAGCCTGCTCGGTCTGCGTATCGCCAAACTGGGCCAGCGCCTGCGTACTGGCGCGCCGTGGCTGATCGCCTTGCCGGTGCTGCTGGGCATCTGGGAGCTGCTCACCGCCAAACTCGCGCTCCTTCCGGTGCCGTTTTTTGCACCACCCCAGGCCTTGCTCGCGGTGTACGTCGAAGACTACGCACGCCTGGCCGACAGCCTGCTCAACTCCGCGTTGCTGCTCGGTTCCGGCGTGGCGCTGGGGGCGATCAGCGGGTTTATCGCCGGTGTCGCCATCGGTTGGTCAACGCGTATTGGCTATTGGCTGCACCCGCTGCTGCGCATCCTTGGCCCGGTGCCGTCGACGGCGTTGTTGCCGCTGTGCTTTTTCATGTTTCCGAGCAGCTGGAGCGCGAGTGTGTTTCTGATCGCGCTGGCCACCTGGTTTCCGGTCACGGTGCTGACCTGGTCCGGTGTGGCCAGCGTGGACAAGGCCTATTACGACGTGGCACGCACCCTCGGCGCCAAGCAAGGCTTCCTGATTTTCAAAGTGGCGATTCCGGCGGCGCTGCCCCACGTATTCGTCGGTTTGTTCATGGGCTTGGGCGCCTCGTTTTCGACCCTGGTGGTGGCGGAAATGATGGGGGTCAAATCCGGCATCGGCTGGTATCTGCAATGGGCCCAAGGCTGGGCCGCTTACGCGAATATGTACGCCGCACTGTTGATCATGGCATTGGCCTGTTCGGGGTTGATCACCGGGTTGTTTCTGGTGCGTGACCGCTTGCTGGCCTGGCAGAAAGGAGCGATGAAATGGTAG
- a CDS encoding ABC transporter substrate-binding protein: MAALDHLTRRHLLGMAGITLAGLTLPHLAFGADEHAGHHPPQEPSGTGDFIRLDAPRKLKLAVNLNAVCLAPVVIAHGQGFFTRHNLDVELVNFGNSTEVLLEAIATGKADAGVGMALRWLKALEQGFDVKLTAGTHGGCLRLLSAANGRISKLEDLKGKAIGVTDMASPDRNFFSILLKKHGVDPVRDVEWRLYPADLLGTALERGEVQAVSGSDPFMYRLIKSGVARELSTNLVEEYANLSCCVVGVTGKLVREDKRVVAALTQAILEAHDYSVQHPEAVAKGFQAHALNTSVEEVQAILHDHTHGHHAVGAALTEEILTYVTDLKTVEVISKSTDPAEFAKEITADVFS, translated from the coding sequence ATGGCTGCACTCGACCATTTGACCCGTCGCCACTTGCTCGGCATGGCCGGCATCACCCTGGCCGGCCTGACGCTGCCGCACCTGGCTTTCGGTGCCGACGAACACGCCGGCCACCACCCGCCGCAGGAGCCCTCGGGCACTGGCGATTTCATCCGCCTCGACGCCCCGCGCAAACTCAAGCTGGCCGTCAACCTCAACGCCGTATGCCTGGCTCCGGTGGTGATCGCCCACGGGCAGGGCTTTTTCACCCGGCACAACCTGGACGTGGAATTGGTCAACTTCGGCAACTCCACCGAGGTGCTGCTGGAGGCCATCGCCACCGGCAAGGCCGATGCGGGCGTGGGCATGGCGCTGCGTTGGCTCAAGGCACTGGAGCAGGGCTTCGACGTCAAACTCACCGCCGGTACCCACGGCGGTTGCCTGCGTTTGCTCAGTGCCGCGAATGGCCGTATCAGCAAGCTGGAAGACCTCAAGGGCAAGGCCATTGGCGTCACCGACATGGCCAGCCCGGACCGCAATTTCTTCTCGATCCTGCTGAAAAAACACGGCGTTGACCCGGTGCGTGACGTGGAGTGGCGCCTGTACCCCGCCGACTTGCTCGGCACCGCCCTGGAGCGCGGCGAAGTGCAGGCGGTGAGCGGCAGCGACCCGTTCATGTATCGCCTGATCAAGTCCGGCGTGGCGCGGGAACTGTCCACCAACCTGGTGGAGGAATACGCCAACCTCAGTTGCTGCGTGGTCGGTGTCACCGGCAAGTTGGTGCGCGAAGACAAACGCGTGGTTGCGGCGCTGACCCAGGCGATCCTCGAAGCCCATGACTATAGCGTGCAACACCCGGAAGCGGTCGCCAAAGGCTTCCAGGCCCATGCGCTGAACACTTCGGTGGAAGAAGTGCAGGCGATCCTTCACGACCACACCCACGGCCACCACGCGGTGGGCGCGGCGTTGACCGAGGAAATCCTGACTTACGTCACCGACCTGAAAACCGTCGAAGTGATCAGCAAGAGTACTGACCCGGCGGAGTTTGCCAAGGAGATCACCGCCGATGTCTTCAGCTGA
- a CDS encoding pirin family protein → MLTLRKASERGAANHGWLKSFHTFSFANYWNPNEQGFSDLLVINDDRVAAGKGFGQHPHRDMEIFSYVLEGALEHKDTLGTGSVIRPGDVQLMSAGSGVAHSEFNHSQTRGVHFLQIWIVPNVVGAEPRYQQEHFSEAQKRGRLQLIISPDGADGSLNVRQDARVYAGLFNGDESATLDLAADRYAYIHVARGSVEINGQRFAEGDGARVRNEQQIHLSHGDDAEVLVFDLRPQELPRMP, encoded by the coding sequence ATGCTGACCCTTCGCAAAGCTTCCGAACGCGGCGCCGCCAATCACGGTTGGTTGAAGTCGTTCCACACCTTCTCGTTCGCCAACTACTGGAACCCCAACGAGCAGGGTTTCTCCGACCTGCTAGTGATCAACGATGACCGCGTCGCCGCCGGCAAAGGCTTCGGCCAGCACCCGCACCGCGACATGGAGATTTTCTCCTACGTGCTCGAAGGCGCCCTGGAACACAAGGACACCCTCGGCACCGGCTCGGTGATCCGTCCTGGCGACGTACAACTGATGAGCGCCGGCAGCGGCGTGGCCCACAGCGAGTTCAACCACAGCCAGACCCGTGGCGTGCACTTCCTGCAAATCTGGATTGTGCCGAACGTGGTCGGTGCCGAGCCGCGCTATCAGCAGGAGCACTTCAGCGAAGCGCAGAAACGCGGACGCTTGCAGTTGATCATCTCGCCGGACGGCGCTGACGGTTCGCTGAACGTGCGCCAGGATGCACGGGTGTATGCCGGGCTGTTCAACGGCGACGAAAGCGCGACCCTCGACCTCGCCGCGGACCGCTACGCCTACATCCACGTGGCCCGTGGCAGCGTTGAAATCAACGGCCAGCGCTTTGCCGAAGGTGACGGTGCGCGAGTGCGCAATGAGCAGCAGATCCACCTCAGCCACGGCGACGACGCCGAGGTGCTGGTGTTCGACCTGCGCCCTCAGGAACTGCCACGCATGCCGTGA
- a CDS encoding winged helix-turn-helix domain-containing protein: MNNAPTVSFGRYTFHPQQRLVSKAGFPVPLGGRALDILAVLLEVPGQFVSKDTLIARVWPSSVVEENNLRVHIAALRRAFDGQPCIINDPQRGYSFVAPVQGAAQVSQSRHNLAVRLSPLIGRDELLGVLARRLCGQRLMTLTGCAGVGKSSLALALAERMLPRYRDGVWWVDLATVQAPTQMLHHLAQALGLEPCASTQALCKPLATRQLLLVLDGADLLLSACRHLVRALAQHAPRVSVLLSSREALQLPGEWVQRVPRLPLPAPCAWGSVEQAMTAPAVQLFVARVRAGQQGFELRPQDLAPLREICRRLDGLPLALELAAAQVEALGIQGVQSQLRSGLQVLTRGRRTAVERHQSFTAALDWSYARLSLPERWLFLQMGLFKMAVSLPVLIELVAGTELEHADLAYLLARLVGTSLLAQEPGPGPARYRLLNSLRSYALAQLRDPQQVARLQAGYGHYLGPFSGRSFVLQLVEQAAYSD; encoded by the coding sequence ATGAACAACGCGCCCACGGTGAGCTTTGGCCGCTACACCTTTCACCCGCAGCAACGGCTGGTCAGCAAGGCTGGCTTTCCGGTGCCGCTGGGCGGGCGGGCGCTGGACATCCTCGCGGTGCTGCTGGAGGTGCCGGGGCAGTTTGTCAGCAAGGACACCCTGATCGCCCGCGTCTGGCCCAGCAGCGTAGTGGAGGAAAACAACCTGCGCGTGCACATTGCCGCGCTGCGCCGTGCGTTTGATGGCCAGCCGTGCATCATCAACGACCCCCAGCGCGGCTACAGCTTTGTCGCGCCGGTGCAGGGCGCTGCTCAAGTCAGCCAGTCCCGGCACAACCTGGCAGTGCGCCTCAGCCCGCTGATTGGCCGCGATGAGCTGCTGGGCGTGTTGGCGCGGCGCCTGTGCGGGCAACGCCTGATGACCCTGACCGGTTGCGCCGGCGTGGGCAAGAGCAGCCTGGCGCTGGCCCTGGCCGAACGGATGCTGCCGCGTTACCGCGATGGTGTGTGGTGGGTGGACCTGGCGACCGTGCAAGCGCCCACCCAGATGCTGCACCATCTGGCCCAGGCGCTTGGCCTGGAACCCTGTGCCAGCACCCAGGCACTGTGCAAACCCTTGGCAACGCGCCAATTGTTGCTGGTGCTCGATGGTGCCGATTTGCTGCTGAGTGCCTGTCGCCATCTGGTGCGCGCCCTGGCGCAGCACGCGCCCCGGGTCAGCGTCTTGCTCAGCAGCCGCGAAGCTCTGCAATTGCCCGGTGAGTGGGTGCAGCGCGTGCCCCGGCTACCTCTGCCGGCGCCATGTGCGTGGGGCAGTGTCGAACAGGCGATGACGGCGCCGGCGGTGCAGCTGTTTGTCGCGCGGGTGCGGGCCGGCCAGCAGGGTTTTGAGTTGCGGCCCCAGGACCTGGCGCCGCTGCGCGAGATCTGCCGGCGCCTCGATGGCCTGCCATTGGCCCTGGAGTTGGCGGCCGCCCAGGTCGAAGCCCTCGGCATACAGGGCGTGCAAAGCCAATTGCGCAGTGGCTTGCAGGTGTTGACGCGCGGGCGCCGCACGGCGGTGGAGCGCCACCAGTCCTTCACGGCGGCTTTGGATTGGAGTTACGCACGCCTGAGCCTGCCGGAGCGCTGGCTGTTCCTGCAAATGGGCCTGTTCAAGATGGCCGTGAGCTTGCCCGTGTTGATCGAGCTGGTCGCGGGCACCGAACTGGAACATGCCGACCTGGCCTATCTGCTGGCACGGCTGGTCGGCACTTCGTTGCTGGCGCAGGAACCGGGCCCTGGGCCTGCACGTTATCGCCTGCTCAACAGCCTGCGCAGCTACGCCCTGGCGCAACTGCGCGACCCGCAGCAGGTGGCGCGTTTGCAAGCGGGCTACGGGCATTACCTGGGGCCGTTTTCAGGCCGGTCGTTTGTCCTGCAACTCGTCGAGCAGGCAGCGTACTCGGACTAG
- a CDS encoding LysR family transcriptional regulator, with translation MNRNDLRRVDMNLLVIFEALMFEKNLTRVAEKLFMGQPAVSAALGRLRDLFDDPLLLRNGRGMEPTPRAVAILKELQPAMDIISGAVSRAKDFDPSTSCAVFRIGLSDDAEFGLFPPLLSQLREEAPGIVVVVRRANYLLMSALLASGEISVGVSYTTELPANAKRKKLRDIPCKVLRGDDGVEPLTLDEYCARPHAMVSFSGDLSGNIDLDLARIGRARRVVLAVPQFSGLRALLAGTQIIATVPDYAACALTEGTPLRAEDPPFAIDAAELSMVWSGVHDNDPAERWLRGRIAEHMARALQV, from the coding sequence ATGAATCGCAACGACCTGCGTCGCGTCGACATGAACCTGCTGGTGATTTTCGAGGCGCTGATGTTCGAGAAGAACCTGACCCGGGTCGCCGAAAAACTGTTCATGGGCCAACCGGCGGTGAGTGCCGCCCTGGGCCGCCTGCGCGACCTGTTCGACGATCCGTTGCTGCTGCGCAACGGGCGGGGCATGGAGCCCACGCCACGTGCCGTGGCGATACTCAAGGAGTTGCAACCGGCCATGGACATCATCTCGGGCGCCGTCAGTCGCGCCAAGGACTTCGACCCTTCAACCAGCTGTGCGGTGTTTCGTATCGGCCTGTCCGACGACGCCGAGTTTGGCCTGTTCCCACCGTTGCTCAGCCAACTGCGTGAAGAGGCGCCCGGGATTGTCGTGGTGGTGCGCCGCGCGAACTACCTGCTGATGTCGGCGTTGCTGGCCAGTGGCGAGATTTCCGTGGGGGTCAGCTACACCACGGAATTACCGGCGAATGCCAAGCGCAAGAAACTGCGGGATATTCCGTGCAAGGTGCTGCGCGGGGACGACGGTGTCGAGCCGCTGACCCTGGATGAGTACTGTGCGCGGCCCCATGCAATGGTGTCGTTCTCCGGAGACCTGAGCGGCAACATTGATCTGGATTTGGCCCGGATCGGCCGGGCCCGCCGGGTGGTGCTGGCGGTGCCGCAGTTCAGTGGGCTGCGGGCGTTGTTGGCGGGTACGCAGATTATTGCGACAGTGCCGGATTATGCGGCGTGTGCGTTGACCGAAGGCACCCCCTTACGGGCGGAAGATCCGCCGTTTGCGATTGATGCCGCGGAGCTGTCGATGGTGTGGAGTGGGGTGCATGACAATGATCCGGCGGAGCGCTGGTTGCGTGGGCGGATTGCTGAGCATATGGCGCGGGCGCTTCAGGTTTGA
- a CDS encoding helix-turn-helix domain-containing protein yields the protein MARLEQLAPRLSATGGLCSRRERIAKQLILANLGESLTIAELAQACALSRSHFSRAFKCSTGLSPQEWIRQQRIQRAKELITGSDLSLTQISLECGFCDQAHFCHMFTRSVGVNPMTWRNHQSRHKPQVIAA from the coding sequence ATGGCCCGACTCGAGCAACTTGCTCCCCGTTTATCTGCAACCGGCGGCCTGTGCTCGCGCCGCGAACGGATTGCCAAGCAACTGATCCTCGCCAACCTTGGGGAAAGCCTGACCATTGCCGAACTGGCCCAGGCCTGCGCCCTGTCGCGCAGCCACTTCTCCCGTGCCTTCAAGTGCAGCACCGGGTTGTCACCCCAGGAATGGATCCGCCAGCAGCGCATCCAGCGGGCCAAGGAGCTGATCACCGGTTCCGACTTGAGCCTGACGCAGATTAGCCTGGAGTGCGGGTTCTGCGACCAGGCGCATTTCTGCCATATGTTTACCCGCAGCGTCGGTGTCAACCCGATGACCTGGCGAAACCACCAATCGCGTCACAAACCACAGGTGATTGCGGCCTAG
- a CDS encoding winged helix-turn-helix domain-containing protein: MSDLSDQAVQFGPYRIHPRQRLVLEGGRPLRLGRRAVDILLVLLEQAGNVVSKQELMARVWPKSVVEDGNLRVHMAALRKALGDGQAGQRYIVTVAQRGYSFVAPLSIEPMSLPTEGASPRPCHNLPLRRTRMIGRQALIDALVQQMPVLRFITLTGAGGMGKTTVALRVAELLIGHYRDGICLLDLAPLSTPSMILPNLAALLDLTLTEAQPLLSLARNLQSRQLLLVIDNCEHLLDDIALISETLLRHAPELHIIATSREALRAEGESVQRLEPLACPPATGNRAQALGYPALQLLIERAMSHQDSFALSEAELPLAIDICQRLDGIPLAIELVAAQIERFGLQGLRVQMEDNFRLLTRGRRNALPRQQTLRATLDWSFDLLTGCEQICLRRLAVFRGSFSLASAAAVIAGERIAPLEVLGSITQLVAKSLLNVEAGDDEVVYRLHDITRTYALEKLSGANELDTTRERHAERCLALMEQAQDDWELIATQAWLDRYAPLREDIRAALDWGLGDQGAHLLGIRLTVSAMPLWQELSLLREHGLYVGKALARLGQSTTPSQRLRMALQLALGSFSYHTQGGTPQTIEAFACARRLAEAGKDLAGQLRAVSGQMAVSLCCGNYREALVQSLHFDQLGPQADPLLDLSAQRLRVLAQHFAGNQALALHNAEQVIQRMAQSGHLNRFTHGFGVQYDQSVASLTILARIQWLRGFPERAARTADQALALALQINHGTSICYTLALAGVVIARYNGDTDATREQMDLLLQQAQKHSAQLFHTWARCYAGTLPMADVQGLGLVEDILLTFNAIAVSDAVFERASNGMAGWCTAEILRVRAESLDDKRAAESLLLEALGLAHQQGALAWELRSATALARLWQSQGRVQAARDLLESVYGRFSEGFGTADLVRVRCLLDELQDKRPA, from the coding sequence ATGAGTGACCTCAGCGACCAGGCCGTGCAGTTCGGCCCTTACCGCATCCACCCGCGCCAGCGCCTGGTGCTGGAAGGCGGCCGGCCGTTGCGCCTGGGGCGGCGCGCGGTGGATATCCTGCTGGTCCTGCTGGAACAGGCCGGCAATGTGGTGAGCAAGCAGGAATTGATGGCCCGCGTGTGGCCCAAAAGCGTGGTGGAGGACGGCAACCTGCGGGTGCATATGGCGGCGCTGCGTAAGGCCTTGGGCGATGGCCAGGCCGGGCAGCGCTATATCGTGACGGTGGCCCAACGCGGCTACAGTTTTGTCGCACCACTGAGCATCGAACCGATGAGCCTGCCCACCGAGGGTGCATCACCGCGCCCGTGCCATAACCTGCCACTGCGGCGCACGCGGATGATCGGCCGCCAGGCCCTGATCGACGCACTGGTGCAGCAGATGCCCGTGCTACGCTTCATCACCCTGACCGGCGCCGGCGGCATGGGCAAGACCACCGTGGCGCTGCGGGTTGCGGAGTTGCTGATCGGGCATTACCGCGACGGCATTTGCCTGCTCGACCTGGCGCCGCTGAGCACGCCGTCGATGATTCTGCCCAACCTCGCCGCCCTGCTCGACCTCACGCTCACCGAGGCGCAACCGCTGCTGTCCCTCGCTCGAAACCTGCAATCGCGCCAACTGTTGCTGGTGATCGACAACTGCGAACACCTGCTGGACGACATCGCGCTGATCAGCGAAACCCTGCTGCGCCACGCGCCCGAGCTGCACATCATCGCCACCAGCCGTGAAGCGTTGCGCGCCGAGGGTGAATCGGTGCAGCGCCTGGAACCGCTGGCCTGCCCGCCCGCCACCGGCAACCGCGCCCAGGCCCTGGGCTACCCGGCCTTGCAGCTGCTGATCGAGCGGGCCATGTCCCACCAGGACAGCTTTGCATTGAGCGAAGCCGAACTGCCGCTGGCGATTGATATTTGCCAGCGCCTGGATGGCATTCCCTTGGCCATCGAGTTGGTCGCTGCGCAGATCGAACGCTTCGGCCTGCAAGGCTTGCGGGTACAGATGGAAGACAACTTCCGCCTGCTGACCCGTGGCCGCCGCAACGCCCTGCCCCGTCAACAAACCCTGCGCGCCACCCTGGATTGGAGCTTCGACCTGCTCACGGGTTGCGAGCAGATTTGCCTGCGCCGCCTCGCGGTATTCCGCGGTAGCTTCAGCCTGGCCAGCGCGGCGGCAGTGATCGCCGGGGAGCGTATCGCACCGCTCGAAGTGCTGGGTTCCATCACCCAATTGGTCGCCAAGTCGCTGTTGAATGTGGAGGCTGGCGATGACGAGGTGGTCTATCGCCTGCACGACATCACCCGCACCTATGCCCTGGAAAAACTCAGCGGCGCCAACGAGCTCGACACCACCCGCGAGCGCCATGCCGAGCGCTGCCTGGCGCTGATGGAGCAGGCGCAGGACGATTGGGAACTGATCGCGACCCAGGCCTGGCTCGACCGCTACGCCCCCTTGCGCGAAGACATCCGCGCCGCCCTCGACTGGGGCCTCGGCGACCAGGGCGCCCATTTGCTGGGGATTCGTCTCACCGTCAGCGCGATGCCGTTGTGGCAAGAGCTGTCGCTGCTGCGCGAACACGGCCTGTACGTGGGCAAGGCCCTGGCGCGCCTGGGCCAATCGACCACACCGAGCCAGCGTTTGCGCATGGCGTTGCAACTGGCGCTGGGCAGTTTTTCCTATCACACCCAGGGCGGCACGCCGCAAACCATCGAGGCATTCGCCTGCGCCAGGCGCCTGGCTGAAGCTGGCAAGGACCTGGCCGGCCAGTTGCGCGCCGTGTCGGGCCAGATGGCGGTCAGCCTGTGCTGCGGCAACTATCGCGAAGCCTTGGTGCAGAGCCTGCACTTCGACCAACTGGGGCCCCAGGCCGACCCCTTGCTGGACCTCAGCGCACAACGCCTGCGGGTGCTGGCGCAACACTTCGCCGGCAACCAGGCGCTGGCCTTGCACAACGCCGAGCAGGTGATCCAGCGTATGGCCCAGAGCGGCCATCTCAACCGTTTTACCCATGGCTTTGGCGTGCAGTACGACCAGAGCGTGGCGTCGTTGACGATCCTTGCACGCATCCAGTGGCTGCGCGGTTTCCCGGAGCGCGCGGCACGTACCGCCGATCAGGCGCTGGCATTGGCGTTGCAGATCAACCATGGCACCTCGATCTGCTACACGCTGGCCCTGGCCGGGGTGGTGATCGCCCGCTACAACGGTGACACCGACGCCACCCGCGAGCAGATGGACTTGCTGCTGCAACAGGCGCAGAAACACTCGGCACAGCTGTTCCACACCTGGGCACGCTGCTACGCCGGGACGCTACCGATGGCAGACGTGCAGGGCCTGGGGCTGGTGGAGGACATCCTGCTGACCTTCAACGCCATCGCGGTGAGCGATGCAGTATTCGAACGCGCCAGCAACGGCATGGCCGGCTGGTGCACCGCGGAGATCCTGCGAGTACGTGCCGAAAGCCTCGACGACAAGCGCGCCGCCGAAAGCCTGCTGCTCGAAGCCCTCGGCCTGGCGCACCAGCAAGGCGCCCTGGCCTGGGAGCTGCGCAGTGCCACGGCGTTGGCGCGGTTGTGGCAAAGCCAGGGGCGCGTGCAGGCGGCGCGTGACCTGCTGGAATCGGTTTACGGGCGGTTCAGCGAAGGCTTTGGAACCGCGGATCTAGTCCGAGTACGCTGCCTGCTCGACGAGTTGCAGGACAAACGACCGGCCTGA
- a CDS encoding GlxA family transcriptional regulator: protein MKTVAMALFPDFLLLDMAGPLEVFSIANRYLPVAEHYRILTVGTEPGALRASNGVLVQPDLLLEHAHDAYDLLLVPGGPGAYNECHPALLPWLKASAPKARRFGSICTGAFVLGHAGLLDGHRVTTHWHYTERLIQGFPKAIVETDRIYLQDGRLITSGGVTAGIDLALSVVAQDHGKQVAVDVAKVLLVVMKRQGGQAQFSPMTAAVAPQETPITRVQNHVLAHLDQPFTIDSMADLAGMSARHFARVFAKDVQMTPMAFLQGARIDRARHLLETTDLPLKTVAFHAGFGSVRYMRSLFSEKLGLNPTQYRQQFS from the coding sequence ATGAAAACCGTGGCCATGGCGCTGTTCCCGGACTTCCTGTTGCTCGACATGGCCGGGCCGCTCGAAGTGTTTTCGATTGCCAACCGCTACCTGCCAGTGGCCGAGCATTACCGCATCCTCACCGTCGGCACCGAGCCCGGCGCGCTACGTGCGTCCAATGGCGTGCTGGTGCAGCCCGATCTGTTGCTGGAACACGCCCACGACGCCTATGACCTGCTGCTGGTGCCCGGCGGCCCTGGTGCCTATAACGAATGCCATCCCGCGTTGCTGCCGTGGCTCAAGGCTAGCGCCCCCAAGGCGCGCCGCTTTGGTTCGATCTGCACCGGCGCGTTTGTGCTGGGGCATGCCGGGTTGCTCGACGGCCACCGCGTGACCACCCATTGGCACTACACCGAGCGGCTGATCCAGGGCTTTCCCAAGGCCATCGTCGAGACCGACCGCATTTACTTGCAGGACGGTCGCTTGATCACCTCGGGCGGCGTCACCGCCGGTATCGACCTGGCGCTGTCGGTGGTCGCCCAGGACCACGGCAAGCAGGTCGCGGTGGATGTGGCCAAGGTGCTGCTGGTGGTGATGAAACGCCAGGGCGGCCAAGCCCAGTTCAGCCCGATGACTGCGGCGGTAGCGCCCCAGGAAACGCCGATCACGCGGGTACAGAACCACGTGTTGGCGCATCTGGATCAGCCGTTCACCATCGATTCGATGGCCGATCTGGCGGGGATGAGTGCGCGCCACTTTGCCCGGGTATTTGCCAAGGACGTGCAAATGACGCCGATGGCATTTTTGCAGGGCGCGCGCATCGACCGGGCCCGCCACTTGCTCGAAACCACTGACCTGCCGCTCAAGACCGTGGCCTTCCATGCCGGCTTCGGCAGTGTGCGCTACATGCGTTCTCTGTTCAGCGAGAAACTCGGCCTCAACCCGACTCAGTACCGCCAGCAATTCAGTTAA
- a CDS encoding ABC transporter ATP-binding protein — translation MVALAHAVSASTGLALRIDNLSHGFALDGEHLPVLERVSLDVAPGEFVALLGPSGCGKSTLLRLVAGLEPADSGRLLADGVPITGPDPSRVVVFQDPTLYPWRRVWDNVALGLEAQGLLKTHSAKVDEALDKVGLRQFARAYPRQLSGGMAQRVALARALVNQPRLLILDEPLGKLDSLTRITMQKELIELWQRQGYTALLVTHDVEEALLLANRVIVFSDRPAKIQAQLTIERPYPRHRDDPYLVDLRRQILGLLGLGENW, via the coding sequence ATGGTAGCCCTGGCACACGCGGTATCGGCGTCGACGGGATTGGCGCTGCGCATCGACAACCTCAGCCACGGTTTTGCCCTGGACGGCGAGCATTTGCCGGTGTTGGAACGGGTGTCGCTGGACGTGGCGCCGGGGGAATTCGTCGCACTGCTCGGTCCTTCCGGCTGCGGCAAATCCACCCTGCTGCGCTTGGTCGCCGGGCTGGAACCGGCGGATTCCGGGCGCTTGCTCGCCGACGGCGTACCCATCACCGGGCCGGACCCGAGCCGCGTGGTGGTGTTCCAGGACCCGACCCTCTACCCCTGGCGCCGGGTGTGGGACAACGTTGCGCTGGGCCTGGAAGCCCAGGGTTTGCTCAAGACGCATTCGGCCAAGGTCGATGAGGCCCTGGACAAGGTCGGCCTGCGCCAGTTCGCCCGCGCCTATCCGCGCCAGTTGTCCGGCGGCATGGCGCAGCGCGTGGCGTTGGCCCGTGCGCTGGTCAATCAACCGCGCTTGCTGATCCTCGACGAACCGCTGGGCAAGCTGGACTCCCTGACGCGCATCACCATGCAAAAAGAGTTGATCGAGTTGTGGCAACGCCAGGGCTACACGGCGTTGCTGGTGACCCATGACGTGGAAGAAGCCTTGCTGCTGGCCAACCGCGTGATCGTATTCAGCGATCGCCCGGCAAAAATCCAGGCACAGTTGACCATCGAACGGCCGTACCCCCGGCATCGTGATGATCCGTATCTGGTCGACTTGCGGCGGCAGATCCTGGGCCTGCTCGGGTTGGGAGAAAACTGGTAG